TTTTGTCATCCGGATCGACGATCCAGTATTCCGCAACCCCGGCACGAGCATAATCGATGCGCTTATCTTCGTAATCCCGCCGGCGAGCTTCCGCACCTTCGCTGACGACCTCCATCGCCAAATCGACTTTGGTCGGGTAGCCACGCGGGTCCTGCGGCTCACTTCCAGGGGCGAAATACATCACGTCGGGTTCGCGAATCGTCTTTGGGAACAGCCGAATCGGAAGCGGGGCATCGAGAACTGTTCCTCGATCACAAACAGCTGCTTCGACGGATCGGACCAGGAACTTCACCATCAACTGATGCAGCCACGTTGGCATTGGCAGGATCTCCAGAGTTCCGTCGGCCAGTTCCACCATGCGATTGCTGTGCAGTTCGAAGAACTCGGTTTCCGTCCAGTGTCCTTGAGCCGGAAACAGATGGGCTACCTCCCATGTCGGTTCGTGCTCGGACGATTTTAACGGTTCGGAAATAGACATGAACAGAGTGCCGGTGGGCTCGGGGTGAAGTGACGGTGTCTGTGCGATTGTATCGAGAGTGCAGGCTGGCTGTCAAAAAATTAGATCTGCCTACGCGATTACGTCTGTTACAACTCGGCCAGCCACGTCTGTGAGTGATTCTTCACGGCCCTGATGAAAGTACGTCAGCAATTCATGATCCATGCCCATGAGGTGCAGGATGGTCGCGTGAATGTCGTGCAGGTGGACTTTGTTGGTGACCGCCTCGAAACCGAATTCATCCGTTTCACCATATTGAATTCCGCCTTTCACTCCGCCGCCAGCGAACCACATGGTGAAGCCGTACGGATTGTGATTGCGGCCCGGAGCATCCTTGCCTTCGCTAAATGGCATGCGACCGAATTCGCCTCCCCACACAACCAGCGTTTCGTCCAGAAGGCCGCGCTGTTCAAGGTCGGTCAGTAGCGCGGCGATCGGTTGATCGACTTCGGCTCCGTGCCGACCATGGTTCTTTTCGATGCTCTCGTGAGCGTCCCAGGTTTCTTCCAGATGGCCTCCGCCCGAATACAATTGAATGAACCTCACGCCTCGTTCGACCAGACGCCGCGCGATTAGACAGTTCCGGCCGTACTCATCCGTTGGCTGCTGACCTACGCCGTACATGTCCAGCGTTGCCTGAGATTCGTCGGCGATCGCGACGGCTTCTGGTGCCTGCGACTGCATGCGATAGGCCAGTTCGTACGTCTTCATGCGTGATGCGAGTTCTGCGCCACCGGGTCGCTGGTCCAAGTGCTGCTGATTCAGTTTTGCCAGAAAATCCAGTTGCTCCCGCTGCGCGCTGTCGTTGATGTGAGGCGGGCCTTTCAGGTCCAGAATGGGATTGCCGCTCGGGCGAAACAGGGTGCCAGCATACGTTGATGGCATGAATCCGCTGCCCCAGTTTGGTTGGCCGCTGATGGGGCCACCGCGTTTGTCCATCATCACCACATAACTGGGCAGACTCTGGTTTTCTGAACCCAGTCCATAAGCACACCAGCTTCCCAGCGATGGCCGACCGATGAATGTTTTACCGGTGTTCATCGCCACCAGTGCAGAACCGTGAGCGTGGCTGTCGGTGTGGCACGAATTGATAACAGCGAGTTTATCGGCGTGGTTGCGGACGTTGGGGAAGTAGTCTGAGATCAGCAGGCCGCTATCTCCGCCGGGACGAAACCGCCGCCAGTTGGGCGTGAGGTAGCCCATTTTTCGACCGCCTGAGTTGATGAACTTCCGATCGGCAGGAAGCTGTTTGCCCGCGTATTTCTGCAGTTCCGGTTTGAAGTCGAATGTGTCGACCTGACTGGGCGCACCGTTCATCATCAGAAAGATGCATGCTTTGGCCTTGCCTGGAAAATGCGCTTGCGGCGTTGTTGCTGCCGCCCTGGGCGAAGCTGTTTCAGCGGCGGAAAGTTGAGTGAAAAAGCCATCGTCTGACAGTGCCGCAGTCATGGCCGTGCCAGCGAACCCGGCTCCCATATTCCAGACAGCTTCGCGTCGAGTTTGTCCGCAGGGGAAGTGACTATTCATTGACTTGATGCCTCTTTTTTAGTGTGGCGGTATCTGATGCACGTCGATCGCTATATGCGGGATGAGCCGTTCCTGTCGCCCGATGTGGACAACGTAGCTCACCGGAAAGTGGAGCGGCCTGGCGGCGTTTTGGCTAATCGATATGCAAAAATTCATTACTGTTCAGCAGCA
This DNA window, taken from Fuerstiella marisgermanici, encodes the following:
- a CDS encoding Uma2 family endonuclease produces the protein MSISEPLKSSEHEPTWEVAHLFPAQGHWTETEFFELHSNRMVELADGTLEILPMPTWLHQLMVKFLVRSVEAAVCDRGTVLDAPLPIRLFPKTIREPDVMYFAPGSEPQDPRGYPTKVDLAMEVVSEGAEARRRDYEDKRIDYARAGVAEYWIVDPDDKKITVLVLQDDSYQTHGEFKVGEAASGLLISGLSVDVCEIMKLGDDKTS
- a CDS encoding DUF1501 domain-containing protein; translated protein: MNSHFPCGQTRREAVWNMGAGFAGTAMTAALSDDGFFTQLSAAETASPRAAATTPQAHFPGKAKACIFLMMNGAPSQVDTFDFKPELQKYAGKQLPADRKFINSGGRKMGYLTPNWRRFRPGGDSGLLISDYFPNVRNHADKLAVINSCHTDSHAHGSALVAMNTGKTFIGRPSLGSWCAYGLGSENQSLPSYVVMMDKRGGPISGQPNWGSGFMPSTYAGTLFRPSGNPILDLKGPPHINDSAQREQLDFLAKLNQQHLDQRPGGAELASRMKTYELAYRMQSQAPEAVAIADESQATLDMYGVGQQPTDEYGRNCLIARRLVERGVRFIQLYSGGGHLEETWDAHESIEKNHGRHGAEVDQPIAALLTDLEQRGLLDETLVVWGGEFGRMPFSEGKDAPGRNHNPYGFTMWFAGGGVKGGIQYGETDEFGFEAVTNKVHLHDIHATILHLMGMDHELLTYFHQGREESLTDVAGRVVTDVIA